A window from Candidatus Latescibacterota bacterium encodes these proteins:
- a CDS encoding sigma-70 family RNA polymerase sigma factor produces the protein MQERELIAAALRGDRDAERALYDAHVDRVYGLAYRMSGDATLAEDFTQDAFVRAFRYLPGFRGQAAFSTWLHAIASSVVLNGLRKLRGRRHWAPEPEEHWEATLATDLPDRELRITLLAAVDRLPEDLRMVFLMHETEGYTHGEIGEMLEIPEGTSKARLHRAKAQLRGALGELAPGRAGRAERREAP, from the coding sequence TTGCAGGAACGGGAACTCATCGCCGCGGCCCTGCGGGGGGACCGGGATGCGGAGCGGGCGCTCTACGATGCGCACGTCGATCGCGTCTACGGTCTCGCCTACCGCATGAGCGGCGATGCCACCCTGGCGGAGGACTTCACCCAGGACGCCTTCGTCAGGGCCTTCCGCTACCTGCCCGGCTTCCGCGGCCAGGCGGCCTTTTCCACCTGGCTTCACGCCATCGCCAGCTCGGTGGTGCTCAACGGCCTGCGCAAGCTGCGCGGCCGGCGCCACTGGGCCCCGGAGCCCGAGGAGCACTGGGAGGCCACGCTGGCGACGGACCTGCCCGACCGCGAGCTGCGCATCACGCTGCTCGCGGCGGTGGACCGGCTGCCCGAGGACCTGAGGATGGTGTTCCTGATGCACGAGACCGAGGGCTACACGCACGGCGAGATCGGCGAGATGCTGGAGATCCCCGAGGGGACGTCCAAGGCCCGCCTCCACCGCGCCAAGGCCCAGCTGCGCGGCGCGCTCGGCGAGCTCGCGCCGGGACGGGCGGGCCGCGCCGAACGGCGGGAGGCGCCATGA
- a CDS encoding class I SAM-dependent methyltransferase — protein sequence MAPSGYDDFVAEFYDHVQPYAGRADLDFYVERARGAHGPVLELGCGTGRVLVPMLEAGAEVCGIDSSRPMLSICVEKLARLDEALRARAHLMLADMRDFTLGRHFALAVAPFRSFQHLLTVEDQLACLERVRVHLLRDGRLILDLFNPSLRALTDDARGEPFGHESPFTLGDGRVVRRSQRVAGRDFAAQVLNAELIYEVEHPGGGAERLVDAFSIRWLYRYEAEHLLARAGFALEAVYEDYAGTPFSGRDGGELVLVAKIA from the coding sequence ATGGCACCCAGCGGTTACGACGACTTCGTGGCGGAGTTCTACGACCACGTTCAGCCCTACGCCGGACGCGCCGACCTCGACTTCTACGTGGAGCGCGCGCGAGGCGCGCACGGGCCCGTCCTCGAGCTGGGCTGCGGCACCGGCCGCGTGCTCGTGCCCATGCTGGAGGCCGGGGCGGAGGTCTGCGGCATCGACAGCTCCCGCCCCATGCTCTCGATCTGCGTGGAGAAGCTCGCCCGCCTGGACGAGGCCCTGCGCGCCCGGGCGCATCTCATGCTGGCCGACATGCGCGACTTCACCCTGGGCCGCCACTTCGCGCTGGCCGTGGCGCCCTTCCGCAGCTTCCAGCACCTGTTGACCGTCGAAGACCAGCTCGCCTGCCTGGAGCGCGTACGCGTGCACCTGCTGCGGGACGGCCGTCTCATCCTCGACCTGTTCAACCCTTCGCTTCGCGCCCTCACGGACGACGCCCGCGGCGAGCCCTTCGGGCACGAGTCGCCCTTCACCCTGGGCGACGGGCGGGTCGTCCGCCGCTCCCAGCGCGTGGCCGGCCGCGACTTCGCGGCCCAGGTGCTGAACGCCGAGCTGATCTACGAGGTCGAGCACCCCGGCGGCGGCGCCGAGCGCCTGGTGGACGCCTTCTCGATCCGCTGGCTCTACCGCTACGAGGCCGAGCACCTGCTGGCCCGGGCGGGCTTTGCGCTGGAGGCCGTCTACGAGGACTATGCCGGCACGCCGTTCAGCGGCCGGGATGGCGGCGAGCTCGTGCTGGTGGCCAAAATCGCCTGA
- a CDS encoding DsrE family protein: protein MANLAVLITRDGMGSADAELQHKLMRTWLKVVAENGRLPGALCFYTDGVKLVVEGSPILEELRAMEAAGVHLVICKTCLDHFGLADKVAVGVVGGMGDIVAAQWSADKVITL from the coding sequence ATGGCCAACCTGGCAGTGCTGATCACGCGCGACGGCATGGGCAGCGCCGATGCCGAACTCCAGCACAAGCTCATGCGCACCTGGCTCAAGGTGGTCGCCGAGAACGGCCGGCTGCCCGGAGCGCTCTGCTTCTACACCGACGGCGTCAAGCTGGTGGTCGAGGGCTCGCCGATCCTCGAGGAGCTGCGCGCCATGGAGGCGGCCGGCGTCCACCTGGTCATCTGCAAGACCTGCCTCGACCACTTCGGCCTCGCGGACAAGGTGGCCGTGGGGGTGGTCGGCGGCATGGGCGACATCGTGGCGGCCCAGTGGAGCGCCGACAAGGTGATCACCCTCTAG
- a CDS encoding SDR family oxidoreductase, translating into MDAPARIALVTGASSGIGLEVARGLARTGARVILVARDAGRGERARASVAAEAGAEPPDLLLADLSLLGEVSRLAETVLARHPRLDLLVANAGGFFGRRALTADGLERTFALNHLGVFHLTNRLLPVLRGAARGRVVIVASDAHYRGRVDLDDLQSARRYDGWRAYRASKLMNLLFAMELARRLAGDALTVNACHPGVVRTGLLRRGNRVQRLAFRAMGPFLIDAATAARVPLRLATDPVLTGVSGRYFDAAGEKRPSVQALDPDLAAALWTRSARLAADAQGAAGSDSAPDCC; encoded by the coding sequence TTGGACGCCCCCGCCCGCATCGCGCTGGTGACGGGGGCGAGCTCGGGCATCGGCCTCGAGGTCGCGCGCGGACTGGCGCGGACGGGCGCGCGGGTGATCCTGGTGGCGCGCGATGCCGGGCGGGGCGAGCGGGCGCGCGCGAGCGTCGCGGCGGAGGCCGGCGCGGAGCCGCCGGATCTGCTGCTCGCCGACCTGTCGCTCCTGGGCGAGGTGAGCCGGCTCGCGGAGACCGTCCTCGCGCGGCACCCGCGCCTGGACCTGCTCGTGGCCAACGCCGGGGGCTTCTTCGGCCGCCGCGCGCTCACCGCCGATGGCCTGGAACGGACCTTCGCGCTGAATCACCTGGGCGTCTTCCACCTGACCAACCGGCTACTGCCCGTCCTCCGCGGCGCCGCGCGCGGGCGCGTGGTGATCGTGGCGTCCGACGCCCACTACCGGGGGCGCGTCGATCTCGACGACCTCCAGTCCGCACGCCGCTACGACGGCTGGCGAGCCTACCGCGCCAGCAAGCTGATGAACCTGCTCTTCGCGATGGAATTGGCCCGGCGCCTCGCCGGGGACGCGCTCACGGTCAACGCCTGCCACCCGGGCGTGGTGCGCACGGGCCTGCTTCGCCGGGGCAACCGGGTCCAGCGCCTGGCCTTCCGCGCCATGGGACCCTTCCTGATCGACGCCGCCACCGCCGCGCGCGTGCCGCTGCGGCTCGCCACCGACCCGGTGCTGACCGGCGTTAGCGGCCGCTACTTCGACGCCGCCGGCGAGAAGCGGCCCAGCGTCCAGGCCCTCGACCCTGACCTCGCCGCCGCCCTGTGGACGCGGAGCGCGCGGCTGGCCGCGGACGCGCAGGGCGCCGCGGGCAGTGACAGCGCCCCGGATTGCTGCTAG